A genomic window from Parasteatoda tepidariorum isolate YZ-2023 chromosome 10, CAS_Ptep_4.0, whole genome shotgun sequence includes:
- the LOC107439344 gene encoding proteasome assembly chaperone 1-like: MATYFGEIQELVSRATDFDDLDDQPTYNLTAETSKNYSANFKCDSLIFCIGDIAKWFSSCYLISDNAQHILNVNYSSESIKDNSLLYGGNTKTNNKASAASLYYVKPDVAVCEIPFNVPETIYTELLQLILQHVQCSNAIVLASAPSATLKGDSVSNSDECNLMCLTTSAFDPPENFNLPRIPSPNFVSGIPAAVLTEFEIQKKPAICVVSYIESNIIDYASVQSFENVASLVPVRKIMNKDCKQKLLNYINKHSYSNLYI; the protein is encoded by the coding sequence ATGGCGACTTATTTTGGTGAAATTCAGGAACTTGTATCTCGAGCTACTGACTTCGATGATTTGGATGATCAACCAACTTACAATTTAACAGCCGAAACTTCCAAAAATTACAGTGCTAATTTCAAATGCGactctttaatattttgtattggtGACATAGCGAAATGGTTTTCTAGCTGCTATCTTATTTCCGATAATGCTCAACATATATTGAATGTTAATTATAGCTCTGAATCCATTAAAGATAATTCATTATTGTATGGAGGAAAtactaaaactaataataaagcATCTGCGGCATCTCTGTATTACGTAAAGCCAGATGTTGCTGTCTGTGAAATTCCCTTCAATGTACCTGAAACAATTTATACTGAATTGCTTCAACTTATTCTTCAACATGTGCAATGTTCCAATGCTATTGTGTTAGCTTCAGCTCCATCTGCAACTTTAAAAGGAGATTCTGTGTCAAATTCGGATGAATGTAATCTTATGTGCTTGACTACTTCTGCTTTTGATCcacctgaaaattttaatttacctaGAATTCCGTCTCCAAATTTTGTAAGTGGTATTCCTGCAGCTGTTTTGActgaatttgaaattcaaaagaaaCCGGCAATTTGTGTTGTAAGCTACATTGAATCAAATATTATAGACTATGCCAGTgttcaaagttttgaaaatgtagCTTCGTTGGTTCCCGTCCGAAAGATTATGAATAAAGATTgtaaacaaaagttattaaactataTCAACAAACATTCTTACTcgaatttatacatttaa
- the LOC107441752 gene encoding elongation factor 1-gamma → MASILYTYPNNFRAQKILIAAQYSGCAVNVCEDFLFGETNKSAEFLKKFPNGKVPALETPNKQYLSESNAIAHYVSNDQLKGKNVLDQALIRMWIDFGDHEILPSACTWVFPCLGIMQFNKQTTDKAKEDIKRALKILNDHLLHHTYLVGESITQADISLTCNLLSLYQLVLEPSFRQPYGNVTRWFRTCINQPEFKKILGEVVLCEKMAQFDAKKFAEVQKELGHGKQAPKEEKPKEEKKKKEQKPKKEETVAEEPDETEMALALEPKSKDPFEQFPKGTFNMDEFKRVYSNEAESVSVKYFWDKFDAENFSIWYAEYLYPQELSLVFMSCNLISGMFQRLDKMRKNAFGSVILFGEDHKSTISGIWVWRGHELAFKLSDDWQIDYESYSWKKLDPSLPETKKMVTEYLQWSGDFGGKKFNQGKIFK, encoded by the exons ATGGCATCT atTCTGTATACGTATCCAAACAACTTCCGTGCACAGAAAATTCTTATCGCTGCACAATACAGTGGCTGTGCTGTAAATGTGTGTGAAGACTTTCTTTTCGGAGAAACTAACAAGTCCGccgaatttttaaagaaatttcccAATGGAAAG gtTCCTGCCTTAGAGACtccaaataaacaatatttatcagaaagtAATGCCATTGCACATTATG TGAGTAATGATCAACTCAAAGGAAAGAATGTTCTTGATCAAGCTCTTATCAGAATGTGGATTGATTTTGGGGACCATGAAATCTTGCCTTCTGCATGTACCTGGGTTTTCCCATGTTTAGGAATAATGCAGTTTAACAAACAg ACAACAGATAAAGCTAAGGAAGATATTAAAAGAGCtcttaaaattctaaatgatCATCTATTGCATCATACTTACTTGGTTGGGGAGTCAATCACTCAAGCAGATATCAGTCTCACCTGTAATTTGCTGTCCTTGTACCAGCta gtCCTTGAACCTTCTTTCAGACAACCTTATGGAAATGTCACTAGGTGGTTTAGAACATGCATTAACCAGCCTGAATTTAAGAAGATATTGGGAGAAGTAGTTCTATGTGAAAAAATGGCTCAGTTTGATG CAAAGAAATTTGCTGAAGTTCAAAAAGAATTAGGTCATGGTAAACAAGCTCCTAAGGAAGAAAAgcctaaagaagaaaaaaagaaaaaagaacagaaacCTAAGAAAGAAGAAACAGTTGCTGAAGAACCAGATGAAACAGAAATGGCTTTAGCTCTTGAGCCAAAATCTAAAGATCCCTTTGAACAGTTCCCTAAAGg AACTTTCAATATGGATGAGTTCAAACGAGTGTACAGTAATGAAGCTGAAAGTGtgtctgtaaaatatttctggGATAAGTTTGATGCtgagaacttttcaatttgGTATGCTGAATATTTGTATCCTCAAGAACTGAGCTTGGTGTTCATGAGCTGCAATCTAATTTCTG gTATGTTCCAACGATTAGATAAAATGAGGAAGAATGCCTTTGGTAGTGTTATTCTTTTTGGAGAAGACCACAAGAGCACTATTTCTGGTATCTGGGTTTGGCGAGGACATGAACTTGCGTTCAAA CTTTCTGATGATTGGCAAATAGATTATGAATCTTACAGCTGGAAGAAATTGGATCCATCTCTtccagaaactaaaaaaatggttACTGAATATCTTCAATGGTCTGGTGACTTTGGtggaaagaaatttaatcaaggaaaaatatttaaataa